The following are encoded together in the Labeo rohita strain BAU-BD-2019 chromosome 17, IGBB_LRoh.1.0, whole genome shotgun sequence genome:
- the dnal1 gene encoding dynein axonemal light chain 1, whose amino-acid sequence MAKATTIKEALVKWEEKTGEKASEATAVKLYGQIPPIEKMDASLSNLVNCERLSLSTNCIEKIANLNGLKNLKILSLGRNNIKNLNGLEAVGDTLEELWISYNLIEKLKGIHVMKKLKVLYMSNNLVKEWGEFQKLADLLSLADLVFVGNPLEEKHSADGNWIEEATKRLPKLKKLDGNPVIKREEEEGEGEG is encoded by the exons ATG GCAAAAGCAACAACTATTAAAGAGGCCCTGGTGAAATGG GAGGAGAAAACAGGCGAAAAAGCGAGCGAGGCAACAGCAGTAAAGCTTTATGGTCAGATTCCTCCTATTGAAAAAATGGACGCGTCTCTGTCTAATCTTGTCAACTGCGA GAGATTATCCTTGTCTACAAACTGTATTGAAAAAATTGCCAACTTGAATGGTCTAA AGAACCTTAAGATATTATCCTTGGGCCGGAATAACATCAAAAACCTTAATGGACTT GAGGCAGTAGGCGATACTCTGGAGGAGCTGTGGATCTCTTATAACCTCATAGAAAAGCTGAAGGGAATTCATGTCATGAAGAAACTGAAAGTCTTGTACATGTCTAACAACTTGGTCAAGGAGTGGG GGGAGTTTCAGAAGCTGGCAGATCTTCTATCACTGGCGGACCTCGTCTTTGTGGGGAACCCATTAGAAGAGAAGCATTCTGCAGATGGCAACTGGATAGAAGAGGCTACTAAGAGGCTTCCCAAGCTTAAAAAGCTAGATG gaaacCCCGTTATCAAACGAGAAGAGGAAGAGGGTGAAGGGGAGGGTTAA